The Acinonyx jubatus isolate Ajub_Pintada_27869175 chromosome A2, VMU_Ajub_asm_v1.0, whole genome shotgun sequence genomic sequence TCCTGCCagccctttctttttcctttaagggGGGGAAATCACAATCTTAACCACTGGGTCTCCCATAACAAAccaaagtcaaaaataaaacacacctagaagaatcagaaaaatgtttaaacatttatttaaagactGTCCTTTGGAAACCTTTTTTCCTTCTAGCCTGGTGTAATTCCTCTGAGGTGGTACATAAGTACCTCAGAGCTCTGAGAGAGCTGTTCCCTTATGTTAAAAAACAGGTTTTTAGGGTCAAGAGGAGACAGTCTCCACaatgaagaataatgaaaacCTAAGTTCCTTAAAAGGGACAGCATCAGAAGTTCTCAAATAGTAAGTGCATCCGAATACCCTGAAGGGTTTAAATGTAGATTGCAAGGCCCTACCCCCAGTTTCTAATGCTATGGGTCTAAGGTAGGGCCCAAGAATGTACATTTCTACATTCCTAGATGGTGCTGAAGCTGCTAGTGCCAGGATCATACTTTGAGAACCCCTGGTATAAATAAAGTACATGGGATTTAGAGTCACAAATATCTGGTAAGATATGGCCTTTCTGAGCTTCTGACCACTTCATCATGAATTGCCAGCATCCTCTGCCACCTCAGAGGTGTAGATTCTGTCTTTAGCAGTTATAATGGTGAACTGGGGTATTCCATTTTGGACAAacccatttcctcacctgtaaaataggttAAAACCTACCTTCAGAGGCCTGTGATAAGACTTAATAAAGTTTTAGTATACATAGTAGTTGCCAGATTCAATACTTGTGACCATCCACTACTGCACTTTATAGAATTACTAGTATCCTTAGCATCTATTGGAGTCTGTTAATGAGAACTACAGAATAAGTTAAAGTCAATAATGAAACAActaaatgtgaatttaaatgGCCATGCCCTTCCCAAAACCATGCTAGGGAAATTCCATGTTCTGATTCCTCTTCTTTAGGACTGTCAATGGCAGGATACCAGCTCTGGTCACCATGGACCCCACTGGACGAGAGCTTCCAATGGCTGCGGCACACAACACCTACATCTTCTTCAAAGCACCCTTTTAGGGCTTCCCCCTGCTTCCCACATACCCCTTCTGACCTTGAAGTGCAGCTTTGCTTTCAAGAGGTCACTCTAGTTCTAGACAGCCCATTCCTGGAGCCTGGGGTGAGTCCCAAGTTACCCTGCCACACATCAGAGCTCCAAACCATGAACAACAAGAAAGGGCTGGTCAGGAAGCCCCAGGCTGTCCGCCTCAGTGGAGTGGATTCCGTGTTTGGCAGGGTCATCACAGCTCAGCCACCAAAATGGACCGGAACCTTCAGAGTTTCAGACAAATCAGCCTTTTGCAAAATCATCAGCCGGGAGCACCAGTGGCCCACTGGACTTAAGGAACCTCAGATTCAGATGACAGTGACCATGTGCAAACAGATGCTGCGCTCTATCCTCTTACTGTATGCAACATACAAGAAGTGCACTTTTGCCTTACAACACTCCAAGTAAAGGGTTCCCATCTGATTCCTGTTCCTTATACCATGCTCTTTTACTATGTGTCTGAAGTTTACAGAAACCTGTCTGTGTAAAGGAAACTGACATCACCCCAGCAATCTTGCTTTTCTGTCACGCAGTGACAATTCAGGAAcccctttatttcctttcccctccAAAGAAGGCCAGTGACCGGAGCAAAGGAGAACATTTCCACTGTAAAGCTGAACAACATTTAAAAGAGAGTCAAACTAGCGTGAACATGTACATGTGATAAAGAACCATTAAACCATATAAACCAATGAGCCTAGTGTGAACTCACTTCAACATCTAAGACGACATCATGTTCCCCAAAAATGAGTTGGGGAAACAAAGGGGTGTCAAGGAAGGAGATTATGGATTTCCACGTACATGAGGACGAAGGGATCAAAAATTTATAGATGgttcaaggattaaaaaaaataataaaaaataatcccccccccccccccaccaaatcaacaacaaaaaaccctaacaACCACATCCTAATGCCACTGGAGAGTACTAAAGTGGGtagaaatattaacaaatattaaataaatatttatagcctGCCAAGAAAGAACTTGGAGGCAGCAATGAAACTGGGCTTTCTGGCGGAACACAAGAGAGCTCCCCATTTTAGCTGGTGTACTACTATTCTACTTCTAATAAACAACAAGTAATTTCGTAGCATTCTTGTAACTAGATTATAGGTATAACTCAGAAtaatgtggaaataaaataaacatatatacaaagtCAACATGAGTTTGATGgtgccttttccctctttctcttgtaTCTATAGGATGaccagagaatttttaaaaagcagccagaattttccttttgactttctTTGGGAATTGTCCAGAAATTTGTCACTCCTCGAAAAatatcacaaagattttctcatcTCAAGTAAAGATGGTCCTTAGAATAGGAAATATGTGATTTTAATTGGTAGAAGTGATGTGTTCACAccaatttccattatttctctgCATAAACCCCAACTGAATCCCATGTAATACTTGacttatgaaggaaattcagAAAGAGGAATGAGGTAGTTCAGGCAgaacttaaaacaatttatttgtaaaactgGTACAATCCTAAATTCTAAAAGTTTCAAAACTAGCTCCCAAAGCCCAGTATCTGTTCCACAGCATAGCACTGCCACGTTTGCCCAAGACCGATAAGTAATGCTACAGTGGAATCATGAGCCAAGGTCTTTGATGATGATAGACAACCTATGAAATTCAAATTCGGCGGATTCAGCAAAGCCCACCACCCCAGTGACAAAACAGGATGCTTCCAGTAAGGAAGGCAGACAGATTTCAAACCCTAAACACAAAACAGGAAGAGGCTAGCagacatggggaaggggcagcagtCTCTCTGTGGTCTAATCGGAGTCATCATCACTCTCACCACTATCTTGCTCCTTTTCTCCATCACTTACTTCATCTTCACCATCCTGAGGGGTAAAGGATAATTAGATATTTAAGGTCATCTGAATAACCCCATGAATTACAAGACTGCTCCCATAGGATTTACTGTACTGTATCATCATTAAAACCAATGACGGGTGTTAAAACATTCATCTGAAAAAGGAATTGAGGCTCAcctgttatttttctattgtgaCCTCTTAAGCCAAGACTATGGAGGAAGGCCACTGGGATAGCAACCTATGACATTTTGCAACTGAACCAAATTCACAGGATTTTTACATAAGCCATGGTCCTCCACCTCTACTGCATGTGTGTGATATAGAACAAAGTAGGTACTCAATATAGAATGAAATGTTTGCTAACTTAAAAATTCTGGTGTAGGGgctcttggatggctcagtcggttgagcgtccgactttggctcaggtcatcatctcactgttcatggattcgggccccacatcgggctctgtgctgacagctcagagcctggagcctgctttg encodes the following:
- the FANCD2OS gene encoding FANCD2 opposite strand protein; this translates as MAGYQLWSPWTPLDESFQWLRHTTPTSSSKHPFRASPCFPHTPSDLEVQLCFQEVTLVLDSPFLEPGVSPKLPCHTSELQTMNNKKGLVRKPQAVRLSGVDSVFGRVITAQPPKWTGTFRVSDKSAFCKIISREHQWPTGLKEPQIQMTVTMCKQMLRSILLLYATYKKCTFALQHSK